The region GCGGAACTCCCGATCCCGAACCGAACCTGTGCGCTTTGCGAGCCGGAGTTCCTGACAACCGCGCGCAGTTCGCGCCAGCCGGCCTGGCCTTCACCCGTTCTTTCGATCTCGCCTGTTCGACGACTATTTGCGCGCGGACCCTCGCATGACATCGGCAACCTTGTCGCCGATCTGCTGCACGCTGAATGGCTTTGGCAGAAAATACATCTTCGGGATATCGATATCCTTGCGCAACTGCTCCTCGGCATAGCCCGACATGAACAGTACCGGCAGGTCCGGATGCGTTTCACGAATGACGCGCGCCATAGTTGGCCCGTCCATCCCAGGCATCACAACGTCACTCACAATCACATCGAACTCGCCGCCTGATGTGATCGCAGAAAGGCCGACCTCGCCATCATCACATGCGGTCACATCATATCCGGCGCGCGTGAGCGCACGTTCCGCAACTGCGCGCACCATGTCTTCGTCTTCAACCAGCAGGATGCGGCCTCCGCCGGACCACTCGCTCGATGGAACTTCGACCGGAGCTTCTGGCGCAGGCGCCATGGGTCCTTCGTGCACTGGCAGGTACATTGTGAAGCGCGCGCCGATCGTGCGCCCGCCAGTGCCTTTGACATTGTCCGCGAACAAAAACCCACCTGACTGCTTTACGATACCGTAAGCTGTCGAAAGCCCAAGCCCTGTGCCCTTGCCTTGCTCTTTGGTTGTAAAGAATGGCTCGAACAGCTTGGGCATCACCTCTTCCGGAATGCCGCCACCAGTGTCCTCAATAACCAGAACGGTATAGTTGGCCACGGGCAGGATTTCAGACCCCATCTGCTCGACCTCGCGCATGTTGACACGCTGCGTGGTCAGAGAGATTTTTCCAGTCCCTCCGCGGTGCATGTTGATCGCATCGCGCGCATTCACCGCCAGATTCATGATCACTTGCTCAAGTTGCTGCGGGTCAGCCCGCACCACACCCAGATCGCGGTCATGTTTGATGCTATACTTGATCTTTTCGCCTAACAGCCGGGTGATCAGCGGACCAACTTCGCTCACCACATCGGGCAATTGCAGTATCTCGGGGCGAAGGGTTTGTTGGCGAGAGAAGGCGAGCAACTGGCGCGTCAGGGAAGCTGCACGGTTGGAGTTTTGCTGGATCTGCTGGATATCATCATAATCGCTGTCGCCGGGCGTGTGGCGGAGCAGCATCAGATCACAGGTACCAATGATTGCGGTGAGCACATTGTTAAAGTCGTGCGCAACGCCGCCAGCGAGCTGACCCACGGCTTGCATCTTTGTCGCTTGTGCGACTTGCCGCTTGAGCTGTGTTTCCTGACTGGAATCGGTCAAGCTAAGCAAGACTGATGCATTACCCATCCCCCGAACGCCAGCCAGTCCCAATGAGACCGTATTATCAGGCGCGCTAGCGAGCCTGATTGCCATGTTCCCACTAGTTGATGGGCCTCGCCCATGGCGGCGCACCGCATCAGACAATGCCGCTTTGTCATCACGCACAACCAGATCGGTCGGGAATGCGGGTAGTCCCAGTTCATCGCGGTTGACGGCCCTTAGGAATGCCTGATTGCCGAACAAGAAACGGCCATCTCGATCCGTCATCGCCAAGCCAAGCGGCAATTGCCCAAGCAACCTTTCCAACTGGGCTGTACCTTGGGAAGAATTTTCCCATCCGCCGCCAATCCCGACTCCTGCATCGATGAGTAGCATCAGCGAAGGTACTTCGTCAGGACCTAGGGCTCGCTCGTCATTGGGATCATCCAGCGGAATATGAATGAGCGTCTGCGGCGTGCCGCTTCGTCCCTCTCGAGAGAAGAATATCCGGTCTCGATCATCCGAGCGCAGGAACGAAACGAAGTCTTGTCCAGCCAACGTAGTCTTCTCGTCCCCGGCGGCGCGGCGTGCAAAGCCGGCACTTGCATTTTTGATCGTCCCGTCGGGCGCGGTGATCGCCGCTTCAATCCCGGCCTTTGCCAGCATTCGCCCGAACGCACCGGTTACGTCATAACTTGCCAGCGGATCGGCAATTTCGGTCTCGATCTTTCGGAAACGCCAAATCAGATGATCATCGCCGCGACCGACGCGTTGGGCTGTCACTTTCCATTGGCGTTCGATATCCAGCCCTTCCAGCCGATCCGAATGGGCAGATCCATCGCGCCATGCTTGACGGATCAAACGCAGCATTTCCTCTTGGCTTGCACGTGTCAGAGCAAGGTTTGGTAGCGCTGAATCCAACCCGAACCATTCGATGTAAGCCGAATTGGCACAAGTAAGACGATTGGCGCGGTCTGTTATCGCAACAGCTTCGCCCGGCTGTTCAATAGCAGCGACGGTGACGGACCAGTCGGGAATCCCAAGCGCTTCAGTTTCGGGCGCAGCTTGCATCCTCTGAAAGGCCAAACCGCCGGCAAGCAGGACGGCAAGCCCCAGCGCATAGGCCAGAACCAACAGTACTTCGCCCGTTGCGAACCATAGTACGGCAGTGCTCGCGATGAGCGCGAGAGTCAGGCCCAAGAAGAGCTTCAAACGCTGATCTCCGACCTGTTTCGAAAGCGCCCCCCGCGCGCCCTCCAGATATGTCATCCCTGTTGCGCTCCCAGCCGCTCATCTAGCCGTGCTTCCATCCGGCGCAATCGCTTCGTGCGACGGCGCGCAACCATCACGCGCCAAGTGCCGCCTGCGATCAGATAACCCATCGCAGCCGACACGACTGCAAGCACCACAAATCCGAATGCCGTTACACCCGCGAGCTGCCAGAACTCCGCAAGCCATGCGAACTGGTCAGCGGCCATACCTTCGGTTGCAACCCCGGTAGTCGCAGCATCAATCGCGAGCGTAAAATTGCCAACCCGATTGGCAATTACCAGCCAGAACGGGAGAGTGAACGGGTTCGTGACAAATGTGACCGCGGCCGCAAGCGGCATGTTTGCTCTGAAAGGCAACGCCAGAAATGCAGCCAGGAAGATTTGTCCGATGGGCACGATAAATGCGGCAAACAGCCCAAGCGCGACGCCGCGCGGCACAGAACGGCGCGTAAAGCGCCACAACTCAGGCGACAAAAACCGATGCGCTATGGGAGCCAGATAGCGATTGCTGGCCAATTCTTCCCGATCTGGGAAGTGTGACTTCAGCTTATCTGCCAACCAGGTTTTTGAACGTGTCGCCATTTCGATTCCGTGTTCGCCTTGCGCTTCTGAACGCGTGTCCGCAAGTGCAGCGAGCCACGTAATTCGGCAAAGCGTTTACTCTTGTCGATATGGGTAGCAGAAACAGTCTGACAATATTGTGAATTCGCGACAGAACGCGCTTAGCTGTCTGCTCAGCCTTTTTCGCGCATCAATCGCGCCTTGTCGCGTTTCCAATCGCGGTCCTTGATATAGTCACGCTTGTCTTGCGCCTTGCGCCCTTTGCCCAGCGCCAGCTCTACCTTCGCGCGGCCAGTCTTGTTGAAGTACATCGACATCGGGATCAATGTCATGCCCTTGCGTTCGACCGCACCAAACAATTTGTTGATCTCACGCGCCGATAACAGCAGTTTTCGCGGACGCTTCGGCTCGTGGTTGAGGCGATTGCCGTGGCTGTATTCGGGAATGTTGGCGTTGATCAGCCAAACCTCACCATCGCGAACCTCAGCGTAGCTCTCGGCGATCGTCGCCTGACCCGCACGCAGAGCCTTCACTTCCGTGCCTTGAAGCGCCAAACCGGCTTCAAACTTATCCTCGATGGCATAGTCAAACTTCGCGCGACGATTGTCAGCGACGATATTGTGCTTGTCGAAGGTTTCAGGTTTCGGGCGAGCCATGGTGACGCCCATGTAGGCATTTGTGAGCAAATGCGAAAGGGTTGAGAGACAACCGATTATTCTTGCTTTGACGCGGGCTTCAGGGAAAGCGCTGCAAGAGAGGAGTCGACGGGTAATGGGCGAAGCAGAGCAGAACGAGTTCGAGATTGGCGGGCATCATGTCCCGGCATGTAGCTCCTCTGACATTTCCATACCGATCACTACCTTGGCGACTGGATATTCATCGATGTTGTCCGTTCGCGTTTTTCATGGTGCGGAGCCTGGTCCGACCGTATTCGTCAGCGGCGCTGTTCATGGTGACGAGATTGTCGGCACGGCTGTGATCCAGCATCTGGCGCAACAGATTGATCCCAGCAGGCTTTCCGGAACCGTTCTGCTCGTGCCGGTCACGAATATCTTCGGGTTTCTCAATCGGTCACGCTACCTGCCTGACAGGCGCGATCTCAACCGCTCGTTCCCGGGCAGCGTAAGCGGCTCACTCGCTTCGCAGTTGGCTCAGGTTTTCTTCTCGGAAGTGGTACAACGCGCATCGCTCGGGATCGACATACATACCGCCGCTGTACACCGGTATAATCTGCCACAGATCCGTATCGACAAAGGAAACCCCCGCCTGGTCAAGCTGGCGATGGCATTTGGTGCGCCGGTGATCATCGAGAGCCCATTGCGCGAAGGTTCCTTGCGATCCAAAGCCAAGGAAGAAGGCGTGGATATGCTTCTACTTGAGGCGGGTGAAGCGCTGAGGTTTGACAATCTATCAATCGAAACGGGGGTAGCCGGAGTTTTGAGAGTTCTGGCACATCTGGGAATGATCGACGCCGATGATGGGCTCGCAGGGGTCAGTGTGCCCGCCCGTTCGAACAAGTCCACCTGGGTCCGGTCGACACGCGGCGGCGTAGCGCATCCCGCGAAAACTTCAGGCGATCCGGTGCGCAAGGGGGACTTGCTCGCAACTGTCGCAGGGCTGTTGGGAGAAGAACCAGAGGCCGTCATAAGTCCAATCGACGGAATCATTATCGGACACGCGACTCTGCCAGTGGTGCATCAGGGAGACGCGCTGTTCCATATCGCAGAAGTGTCCCACCCGGAGCAAGTCGGTGCTCAGATAGACTCGATTAAAGAAGCGATCCGCGCGAGCGAACCGGAAGGTCTGGCTGAAGTTCTGCTCGACGAAGACGAAGTGCTCTAGATCAATCCGGCGATTTCCAGCGCTTCATCGACCTGCCGCTTGGCCTCATCCGAGCATTCCACCAATGGCAGGCGCACGGTCGGCTCAACCCAGTCGTGCACGCGGCTGAGCGCATACTTCACTGGCGCCGGCGAAGCATCGCTGAACATTGCATAATGCAGCGGGAACAGCTTGTCGTTCAGCTCGCGCGCGCGCTTCAATTCATTGGCTGCAATCGCTTCATGAAACTCCACGCACAGCGCCGGGGCAACATTGGCGGTCACCGAAATCGCACCTTTGCCGCCAGCAGCCGAATGCGGCAGCCACAGTTCGTCATTGCCTGAAAGCTGACAGAATTCGCGCCCGATGCCCATGCGGTGATCAGCGACTCGAGACAGGTCTCCACTCGCATCCTTGATCGCCACGATCCGCTCCGGGTATTTGCGCACCAGTTCGACCACCGTTTCATCTTCGATATCTGTCACGGTGCGGCCCGGCACATTGTAAAGAACAATCGGCAAGTCGCTGTTTTCCGAAAGAAAGCTGAAATGGGCAATCAGCCCGCGTTGGCTCGGGCGATTATAGTAAGGCGCAACGCAAAGCCCCGCGGCAGCGCCGGCCTTCTTGGAAAAATTCATATGCAGCAACGCGTTGCGCGTATCATTCGATCCGCAGCCGGCGATAATCGGAACACGGCCCGCTGCTTGCTCTATGCAAACTTCGATCACCCGGTGATGCTCTGCATTCGAAAGAGTCGATGCTTCACCGGTTGTTCCGCATGGCACCAATGCCGAGCTGCCCTGCTCGATTTGCCAATCGACCAGGCGGCGAAAGGCCCCTTCATCAAATTGTCCACCGCGAAATGGTGTAACCAGAGCCGGTATTGAGCCAGAGAACATTGATTTCAGACCTTTCTTGATGGCATAATGCAATTGAGGGGAAATCTTAGCGCCGTGAGCTTTTCCAAGCCGTTCACAGCCTGATAAGGAGCGCACTGGCAAGATGTCCAGCATGCAAAACACCTCGAGCCGAAAATTCGGTATGAAATACCTTGTCGCGACAGTCCTTCTCGGCACGACCGGGCTGGCCATGGGGGCGCCTGCAGCAACGCAGAACGCCAGTGCATCAGACATGGCACGCGCGCAAATGGTGGCGCAGCAGCCAACCCGCATGGAGCAAGTCATCAACCGTTGGGAATATCTCAACGAGAATGATGATCTGGATTTTGATGCCTATTCCGGCTTCCTGCTTGCCTATCCCGATTTTCCGCGCACAGCCCGCTTGCAAATACGCGCCGAGAATGTGCTGGACAGCACAGCCGCGTCTTCGGAACAGCTGGTCGCCTATTTCGATGCGCACCCACCGCTAACCAATACCGGGCGTGCGCGCTACGCTCTGGCGCTCAACACTCTACGACGCCCTGAAGCCGCCGAAATGGCGCGTGCTGCCTGGCGCGGTGGGCCAATGAAGGAAACCACC is a window of Altererythrobacter rubellus DNA encoding:
- a CDS encoding succinylglutamate desuccinylase/aspartoacylase family protein, with protein sequence MGEAEQNEFEIGGHHVPACSSSDISIPITTLATGYSSMLSVRVFHGAEPGPTVFVSGAVHGDEIVGTAVIQHLAQQIDPSRLSGTVLLVPVTNIFGFLNRSRYLPDRRDLNRSFPGSVSGSLASQLAQVFFSEVVQRASLGIDIHTAAVHRYNLPQIRIDKGNPRLVKLAMAFGAPVIIESPLREGSLRSKAKEEGVDMLLLEAGEALRFDNLSIETGVAGVLRVLAHLGMIDADDGLAGVSVPARSNKSTWVRSTRGGVAHPAKTSGDPVRKGDLLATVAGLLGEEPEAVISPIDGIIIGHATLPVVHQGDALFHIAEVSHPEQVGAQIDSIKEAIRASEPEGLAEVLLDEDEVL
- the dapA gene encoding 4-hydroxy-tetrahydrodipicolinate synthase, which produces MFSGSIPALVTPFRGGQFDEGAFRRLVDWQIEQGSSALVPCGTTGEASTLSNAEHHRVIEVCIEQAAGRVPIIAGCGSNDTRNALLHMNFSKKAGAAAGLCVAPYYNRPSQRGLIAHFSFLSENSDLPIVLYNVPGRTVTDIEDETVVELVRKYPERIVAIKDASGDLSRVADHRMGIGREFCQLSGNDELWLPHSAAGGKGAISVTANVAPALCVEFHEAIAANELKRARELNDKLFPLHYAMFSDASPAPVKYALSRVHDWVEPTVRLPLVECSDEAKRQVDEALEIAGLI
- a CDS encoding response regulator: MTYLEGARGALSKQVGDQRLKLFLGLTLALIASTAVLWFATGEVLLVLAYALGLAVLLAGGLAFQRMQAAPETEALGIPDWSVTVAAIEQPGEAVAITDRANRLTCANSAYIEWFGLDSALPNLALTRASQEEMLRLIRQAWRDGSAHSDRLEGLDIERQWKVTAQRVGRGDDHLIWRFRKIETEIADPLASYDVTGAFGRMLAKAGIEAAITAPDGTIKNASAGFARRAAGDEKTTLAGQDFVSFLRSDDRDRIFFSREGRSGTPQTLIHIPLDDPNDERALGPDEVPSLMLLIDAGVGIGGGWENSSQGTAQLERLLGQLPLGLAMTDRDGRFLFGNQAFLRAVNRDELGLPAFPTDLVVRDDKAALSDAVRRHGRGPSTSGNMAIRLASAPDNTVSLGLAGVRGMGNASVLLSLTDSSQETQLKRQVAQATKMQAVGQLAGGVAHDFNNVLTAIIGTCDLMLLRHTPGDSDYDDIQQIQQNSNRAASLTRQLLAFSRQQTLRPEILQLPDVVSEVGPLITRLLGEKIKYSIKHDRDLGVVRADPQQLEQVIMNLAVNARDAINMHRGGTGKISLTTQRVNMREVEQMGSEILPVANYTVLVIEDTGGGIPEEVMPKLFEPFFTTKEQGKGTGLGLSTAYGIVKQSGGFLFADNVKGTGGRTIGARFTMYLPVHEGPMAPAPEAPVEVPSSEWSGGGRILLVEDEDMVRAVAERALTRAGYDVTACDDGEVGLSAITSGGEFDVIVSDVVMPGMDGPTMARVIRETHPDLPVLFMSGYAEEQLRKDIDIPKMYFLPKPFSVQQIGDKVADVMRGSARK
- a CDS encoding DUF2062 domain-containing protein yields the protein MATRSKTWLADKLKSHFPDREELASNRYLAPIAHRFLSPELWRFTRRSVPRGVALGLFAAFIVPIGQIFLAAFLALPFRANMPLAAAVTFVTNPFTLPFWLVIANRVGNFTLAIDAATTGVATEGMAADQFAWLAEFWQLAGVTAFGFVVLAVVSAAMGYLIAGGTWRVMVARRRTKRLRRMEARLDERLGAQQG
- the smpB gene encoding SsrA-binding protein SmpB, with the translated sequence MARPKPETFDKHNIVADNRRAKFDYAIEDKFEAGLALQGTEVKALRAGQATIAESYAEVRDGEVWLINANIPEYSHGNRLNHEPKRPRKLLLSAREINKLFGAVERKGMTLIPMSMYFNKTGRAKVELALGKGRKAQDKRDYIKDRDWKRDKARLMREKG